Proteins encoded together in one Petrotoga mexicana DSM 14811 window:
- a CDS encoding ABC transporter substrate-binding protein has product MAYMKSKLVKSLLFFVLITLITLIFTSCNKGQQDLPKEINIGILRVPNDETIAIEQGLFDKYFSDKGIQCNFIVFDSGVEANQAFASGSIDFATMGNINSIIAFVRNLDVELIWIHEVLGDIEALVVRENDEINSINDLVGKKIATPFASTSHYILLNILKEAGIEEKVQLLDMKTTEIVAAWSRGDIDAAYTWQPSLGELIENGGRVLISSEDMLERGYITANVALVSKNFSEKYPDLVVSFIDCLAEANDIYLNDPERAAEIVSRNLGISPETALIQMQGSIWLTREEMISQKYMGTSEKPGNFVRVMKDTSDFLKAQGFIENSPSLEEFSEYINPYYIEKSLEKDDEI; this is encoded by the coding sequence ATGGCATATATGAAAAGTAAATTAGTGAAATCTTTATTATTTTTTGTTTTAATTACATTGATAACTCTTATCTTTACAAGTTGTAATAAGGGTCAGCAAGATTTACCCAAGGAGATTAACATTGGAATCTTAAGGGTACCTAACGATGAAACAATTGCTATTGAACAAGGGCTATTTGATAAATACTTTTCTGATAAAGGTATCCAATGTAATTTTATAGTTTTTGATTCTGGAGTAGAGGCCAATCAAGCTTTTGCCTCAGGAAGTATAGATTTTGCTACTATGGGGAACATAAATTCTATCATTGCTTTTGTTAGAAACCTTGATGTAGAGTTAATTTGGATACACGAAGTCTTAGGTGATATAGAGGCTTTGGTCGTTAGAGAGAACGATGAAATAAACAGTATAAACGATCTTGTTGGTAAAAAGATAGCAACTCCTTTTGCTTCCACTAGTCATTATATTTTATTGAATATTCTCAAAGAAGCTGGAATAGAAGAAAAAGTTCAACTCCTAGATATGAAAACAACCGAGATAGTTGCTGCCTGGTCAAGAGGCGATATAGACGCTGCCTATACTTGGCAACCTTCTTTAGGTGAACTTATAGAAAATGGTGGAAGAGTTTTAATTTCCAGTGAGGATATGTTAGAAAGGGGCTATATTACAGCAAATGTTGCTTTAGTAAGTAAAAACTTTTCAGAAAAGTACCCTGATTTAGTTGTATCTTTTATAGACTGTTTGGCTGAAGCAAACGACATATATTTAAATGATCCAGAACGTGCCGCTGAGATAGTTTCAAGAAATTTAGGAATATCTCCTGAAACTGCTTTAATCCAAATGCAAGGTTCAATTTGGCTCACAAGAGAAGAAATGATCAGTCAAAAATATATGGGCACAAGTGAAAAACCAGGGAATTTTGTAAGAGTTATGAAAGATACATCGGATTTTTTAAAAGCTCAGGGTTTTATCGAAAATTCACCAAGCTTAGAAGAATTTAGCGAATATATTAATCCTTATTACATTGAAAAATCCTTGGAAAAGGATGATGAGATATAG
- a CDS encoding ABC transporter permease has product MNNNESNKKNNHILLTVFTWLTIFLTWYIVTKLEIFTPTLLPSPERVWSAFLSLARDGYNNIPLWVHIGTSFKRLFVSLAFAIIFALPIGLLSGYFKKVEAIIDSIVEFYRPLPPLAYYTILILWFGIGDLSKEVLLFLAAFAPIYIACVSAVRGINQDYILSARSLGADQMNVFFKIVLPACLPEIFTGIRTSFGVAYTTLVSSEMVAATSGIGWMVIDASNYLKSDVIFVGIFIMGISGVLIDYGLRSLERKLIFWKGKV; this is encoded by the coding sequence ATGAATAATAATGAATCAAACAAAAAAAACAATCACATTTTATTAACAGTATTTACGTGGTTAACGATATTTTTAACCTGGTATATTGTTACAAAACTAGAAATATTCACTCCAACTTTGCTACCTTCACCCGAAAGAGTCTGGTCAGCATTTTTAAGTTTAGCTAGAGATGGATACAACAATATTCCCTTATGGGTGCATATAGGAACAAGTTTCAAAAGATTGTTCGTTTCTTTAGCCTTTGCTATAATATTTGCTTTACCTATAGGACTTCTAAGTGGTTATTTTAAAAAAGTGGAAGCAATCATAGATTCTATCGTAGAATTTTATAGGCCCTTACCACCTTTAGCTTATTACACGATTCTTATTTTATGGTTTGGTATAGGAGATTTATCAAAAGAAGTTTTACTTTTTTTAGCCGCCTTTGCTCCTATATACATAGCGTGTGTTTCCGCTGTGAGAGGAATAAACCAAGATTATATATTGAGTGCAAGATCCTTGGGAGCAGATCAAATGAATGTGTTTTTTAAAATTGTGTTACCTGCATGTCTACCAGAAATATTTACTGGGATTAGAACTTCTTTTGGTGTTGCATACACAACTCTTGTTTCTTCTGAAATGGTTGCAGCTACATCGGGTATCGGCTGGATGGTAATTGACGCTTCTAACTATTTAAAAAGCGATGTTATATTCGTAGGTATTTTTATAATGGGAATCAGTGGTGTTTTGATAGATTACGGATTACGATCTTTAGAAAGAAAATTAATTTTCTGGAAAGGTAAGGTTTAA